The sequence below is a genomic window from Glycine max cultivar Williams 82 chromosome 20, Glycine_max_v4.0, whole genome shotgun sequence.
TTCTGTCAGCAAAACCATGGTGAATTTCACTGTAAGGGCACTGAGGTTGTTCGCATGTGTAAATTTTCTGATCCATTATCATGTTGAAGTCACCAGAGATCTTCCTCTTCCGAATGAAATCCAAATTTGTAACAGCCTCTCCCTTGATTGGGAAAGAAGGCAGTCTTCCCATCATTCTGTCCATCCCAAGATTCGGTGCATGAAGATTCTCAGGTTTGCGATCTTCGACGTCAAAGTTTGGCTCATCGTCACCCCCTTCAACATCATACTCATTGCAATCATTGATTACCATAGATCCACTACCTCCAGAAGAGGCTGCTAATGGAGGGCAATAATCCGGGTAAAGCTCACGCGCCAAGGCCTCCTCTTGATTGATTATTGCAAGCCAGGTTGCACTTTCCTTGGCTGTCATCTTATCTTGAAGGCATTTGGATTGCCTCACGAGCTTGCGAATTTTTGCGATATCAGGAGACATGTGCTTGATAACTGCAGTCAGAACACCAACTTTCCATGCCTTCTTCAGGTCATGAGGTTTCTTGTAAGGTGGAGGACCTTGATCTTTAGGCAAACCTATTTGGGGCCACCACTCTTCATTACCATTAGGCCACCATGGTGGAGGAACGCCCTTCTCCAATGGATAACGCCTCTGAGGAGGATCACAGTGCTGCATGAGTGCTGACAAGAGAGAACCCAAGGTTGTGTCTTGCAGCTCTTGCAAGGTGTGTGGTGTTGGACCGATCGGATTGCATCCATCATTCTTCCCCGGAATAGCGTTATCAGCTTGATACTTGGTTATGGCAGCAGGACCATTTCGATCAAACCGGACTTTGTCCTTCCACCATTCACGAAGATTATCAGATGCTCCAGTCACTGGCTTTCCCTTCTCTGGAATAATGCCATAGACAAAACCTTGGGCCTTACAAACCTCCATCATCTTCAGCATGTACTTCAAGATTCCATCTTGAGCCCTTGACATCTTTTTCCTCCTTGCTTGTTCTTGGGACTGCCTCTGCTTCACAGCATCAATTCCTTCCTTAGGTTTACTTTGCTCCTTCAATCGCTTCAGACGCATTTTGTCCCTCCACATCCTCCTCTCGAGCTCGTCTACATCAATTTCTTCATCACTATAATCATCCTCAACTATCACCTCTGGCTCAGTTTGCCGGGTGGTAATGTCCCCTTCTCCAAGGGGAGCAGAAAACATATCCAAATCCCCACAAAAACCCATATCTTCAAACATCATCATCGTTTGATTCCCAGAAAGTTATGGATTTGACCTGATGATGCAACTAGCAGGCTAGGTTTCAAACTTAACCCTTTAGCACTGTACACCTATTCAAGTGAACAAATTAGCTTTTCACCTGCAAGAAGCAATAAATCAAAGAACAATTAACAcggttcaaaaataaaataaaaatactttgtcAGATAACGATAATCTTTAGATCAGAAAGtttcaaaaatagaaacttcTACCATTCACATCCAGCAACAACAATATAAGCTAAAAACATCAATAAAAAGTGTCTCAAACTGGTAAATCAACACAAGAACaaactttaaaatttcaattacaaGGACAAATCACCACAAACTACTAGATCAGATATGTACAGGTCAAACCCACCCACGAATCAAACATGAAAACAGAAGTAACATAAGCACAAACTCGATGATGATTCAAAAAGATTTGCTTTATCAATCCTTCATGGAAATGTTGCAGCTTTCAGATAGACAAAAACGAAATAAGAAAACACAGAAACATTAGATAAATTGATAATAAGAAATTACCAAGCTAATTGAtgaaacacacaaacacacgaCAACCaccaccacacacacacacacaacatcaccaagcaaaaaaagaaacatttttataaacatggacaaaaaaagaaagaaacttcaCAATCACAAATCAAAAGGGTAATAGAAAAAGCCCAACCCAAATCACAAAACAACACAGACCCATGAATCAGATTGACGAAGCATATAAGCAAAAAGGAGTTGAACAGTGAAAAGGGTAATCCAAAAGAAGAAATGGGAAAAcagaattttataaatatggaCAATAAAAGGAAGAAACTTCACAAACACAAATCAAAAGGGTAATAGAAAAAGCACAACCCAAATCAAAAAATAACACATACCCATGAATAATCAGATTGACGAAGCAGATAGCAAGAAGGAGTCGAACAGTGAAAAGGGTGATCCAAAAGAAGAAACGGATAGAACCTTGCCAGAAGATACAGAAATGGGTCACAGTGGTGGCCACAAGTCAAAAAcataagaagatgaagaagggtGGTGTTGTGTTAGGACTTTCAGCAGGAACtaatggaagaagaagaagaaacagagaAAAGGTGGGAAGAAAGAAAGCGAGAAGGAGAAAAGGGACAGAGAGTTGAAGATTATCCTGATTTTATTACTTTCAGAAAGTGGGGACAATCCAATCCTAGGTGAATGTGAGGAAGGTGGTGAGTTATTGGTGGGTTAAACCACAGTTTCAggaagattaattaattaataaataaataaaaatgaagagatTCTCACGAGTTTCATTGACCTTCTTCGGATTCCAGTCATAAATGAACTGCTCAAgcttaaacaaaattatttagttaagttactttagttttttcattcaccaaaacaaaaaaaaaaagttactttttattattaagacTGGCTTTAGTATctgtattttgaaaatgatgattttggtttggggttaaatatattttttatttctttaatttaacttttttttttgtacatgtaaatttgtatttttttttcattttagttcttttgtaaaatatatttattctttttaaaattttaatatgatttaaataatatttttttattgtttaaagtgtcatttaatattttaaggataataaatatattttataagaattaaaataattttttatagggatgaaaataaaaaaacattaagttactggaaaatatatatttaagttttttttttatttttattattttatattggaaattttttagtttttttctattttttgactcattttattttttagtttagctctcaaaattttatattgagcGACggaatttgattattatataaaaatgcaTAAGGATAAGAATAATTGTTTTCAAAGTATaagagttaaaattaattttgataaaaaagaaaggaattgacggagattaaacataatttacctttttttattaaaatttagtatagttataatttttggacttattcaattcaaaataacttGATACACGAAAACAActcattattaattgaaaaatggaGGGACGTTTATAACATGGGTGAAgtcaaggttatcaaactcgcGATTCTACATAGAATCGTGGAGGCTTCGTAAACTCGACTCGTTGAATCGAATCGTAGAATTGTAAGAGTTTActcaaataaaagaatatattaatattcttttatataaaatcataagtaaatatttcaaccctaaaataaataaaaataataaaccttaacaataattcaataaactaaCATAGTCCACAATCCACACTCAATTTAACATAAATTCACACTCAATTTAACATAAATTCATACAATACAAAACATAAGTTCTTAAATAAATTCACACTCAATTTAACATAAATTCACACTCAATTTAACATAAATTCATACAATACAAAACATaagttcttaaaataaaaacacttaaaaaaataattcaaatgtcCATCAATCATCTAATAAAATCATCTCCAAtatcatcaccaccaccatcatttTCATCTCCATCATTTTCTAGCTCTTCCTCAGTTGAAAAATCATCTTCAACATTGTCATTCAATACCAAATTGTCAATATCAAATGCAACCAAAGTTGGATCAGTTAAACTTCCTCCAACCAAATCAACATTACTTCCGCTACCACTTTCTCCTAAAGGTTGCTCTTGCTCAACTTGAAAATTGTCTTCATCAAATATATCATCTCCCTCTTGTGTTATCCACTCATCATCAGATTCCATATCTTCAAATGGAAGAGCAactgtttttcttgtttgtctACTTTTGAGCTTCAAGTTGTACATGACATAAACTAagtcattcattttcttttgatgcaAACGATTTCTCCTTTTTGTATGaacctataaataataaaaagtcaaAGTTTATAACTTAACTAGAGTCTAGAGTgcaaactaaacaaaaacaaatattaataaacacaaataaAGTCATGAAGTTCAATTACCATTTCAAATGAGCTCCAATTACGCTCACATCCAGAAGAACTGCAAGTTAAGCTCAAAACACGAATAGCAAACCACTTTAATTCTGGACATCCATCCCCGAACATTTCCCACCATTCTACAAGTGGCATAGTCTTCCTAGAGTTTATTGCATTCTCCATAGAAAAAAGACCTTTGGCAAAATGAAATTCAAGAAGCTGCCCATTAATTTTGTTCCTTACCCCAACATCCTTTACCAATCTCatcatacaaataaataatCCTTCTTTCACTTCtccattatcttttttaaaatcatcttCAAAATGCAATTGAGGATTAAGATAATATGCAGCTGCATGCAAAGGCCTATAAAGTTGGTTCTCCCACCTCTTATCAATAATTTCCCAAACAGGTTCATAATTAcacagataaataaaataaaataaatttagaattaGGCATAGTCACATAGATAAATAaagtaaactatatttttaattcaaaaaacttACTTTTTCTTCACATTATTGAAGTTACTTTTAATCCTTTCCTTTGCACAATCCATCTCAACATATATGAAACCCATGGCAGGTTGTTGATCAGAATCCACCAATCGAAGGACTACCATAAGAGGGGCAGCAGCTTTGAGGCATATGGATACATTCTTCCAAAATCTATTATCCAAAACTGAATCTTCTACTTTTCTCCCCTCCTGTGAAGTTCCAAACTTACTTTTTTTTCACTCCTCAGAACTGAACAACCTCATCAAAGATGCTTTCATTTCATGGAGACAAGCTAAAGTCAAGTAAGCAGTTGCAAATCTAGTCATACCTGGTCTAACCAAGTCCCTACCATTTGTGTACTTCTTGAGCATGCTAATAAGCATTGTTCTACCATATATATAAGTTGTTATATTTCTTCCCTTCTTTATAGTAACTTCATGAACCTTCAAATGTTTCTCCAAGTCCTCGAGTATCATATCAATGCAATGGGCAGCACATGGAGTCCAATACAAATGCGGCCGAGTATGCATCAACAATTCTCCTGCTGCTTTGAAATTTGCAGCATTATCAGTAATCACTTGAACTACATTCTCTTCTCCAACAAATTTGACAACATCATCTAACATCTTAAAAACTTTGTCAGTTGTTTTTGAGATGTCAGAAGTGTCTAAGGAATACAGAAATATTGTTCCTTTTGGGCTGTTCaccaaaaaattacaaattgaaCGCCTTTTTTTATCTGTCCACCCATAAGACATTATTGAACAACCAGTTCTCTTCCACTCATCCCTAAACTCTTGCAAACTATCATCAGTTTTCTGGACTGCTTGTTTCAATAGCTTCTCTCTAATATCATGATAAGATGGAGGTCTATAGCCAGGTCCATATTTCCCGATCATCTCACACATCTTTAAAAATGCAGGATTTTTGACAGCATTGAATGGAATGGcacttgtataaaaaaaatcagcaacTTGTTCATCAACTAAaggtttctctttttttttcatcaattgaTTCAAAGTTGCTTGAACATTGCCACTTCCACTACTTGCACtaccttcttttccttttgaacCAAAACCCCTTCGTCCTTGTAAGTTGGTTGCCTCCTCTGCCCTCTCAACactttcttcatcttcatcaataCTAttcaatctcttttttttttcttttgttgcttTAGAATCAGCAACAATTTTCATCATTAGCAATTTGATC
It includes:
- the LOC100777079 gene encoding protein ETHYLENE INSENSITIVE 3, coding for MMMFEDMGFCGDLDMFSAPLGEGDITTRQTEPEVIVEDDYSDEEIDVDELERRMWRDKMRLKRLKEQSKPKEGIDAVKQRQSQEQARRKKMSRAQDGILKYMLKMMEVCKAQGFVYGIIPEKGKPVTGASDNLREWWKDKVRFDRNGPAAITKYQADNAIPGKNDGCNPIGPTPHTLQELQDTTLGSLLSALMQHCDPPQRRYPLEKGVPPPWWPNGNEEWWPQIGLPKDQGPPPYKKPHDLKKAWKVGVLTAVIKHMSPDIAKIRKLVRQSKCLQDKMTAKESATWLAIINQEEALARELYPDYCPPLAASSGGSGSMVINDCNEYDVEGGDDEPNFDVEDRKPENLHAPNLGMDRMMGRLPSFPIKGEAVTNLDFIRKRKISGDFNMIMDQKIYTCEQPQCPYSEIHHGFADRNSRDNHRLSCPYRGSASTDYGGSNFHVNEAKPVIFPQQSFVQPKPTTTPSVVNLVPSVIDLTGLGVPEDGKKMITDLMSIYDTNVQSNKNLSSSNHVSAENPNLPQPGIQQQHDNFFRSQGISMEGNFFEEANMSNNNHHMFAREEGQFDRFKALNAPPFETNHNNNNFHLMFGSPCDLASFDFKEDMQGGVVGMDALQKQPDISIWYQ
- the LOC102661778 gene encoding uncharacterized protein: MSGSGSNSSGGDTTAGGSSSVARSKYKNAPGNRTDIGWKHGIDVDGSGKKFKCKYCSKIVSGGVFRFKRHLAGTREDSEPCATVPDEIKLLMMKIVADSKATKEKKKRLNSIDEDEESVERAEEATNLQGRRGFGSKGKEGSASSGSGNVQATLNQLMKKKEKPLVDEQVADFFYTSAIPFNAVKNPAFLKMCEMIGKYGPGYRPPSYHDIREKLLKQAVQKTDDSLQEFRDEWKRTGCSIMSYGWTDKKRRSICNFLVNSPKGTIFLYSLDTSDISKTTDKVFKMLDDVVKFVGEENVVQVITDNAANFKAAGELLMHTRPHLYWTPCAAHCIDMILEDLEKHLKVHEVTIKKGRNITTYIYGRTMLISMLKKYTNGRDLVRPGMTRFATAYLTLACLHEMKASLMRLFSSEE